One part of the Humulus lupulus chromosome 9, drHumLupu1.1, whole genome shotgun sequence genome encodes these proteins:
- the LOC133800083 gene encoding uncharacterized mitochondrial protein AtMg00820-like yields MEENVSDDLNIPIAHRKGVRSCSQYPIHNYLIYSSLSPTYRSFITSFDQVQIPTSVQEALQIPGWKAAMMEELRALEKNETWILTDLPLGKRTVGCKWIFSVKLKADRSIERFKARLVTKGFTQSYGIDYQETFALVAKLNTI; encoded by the coding sequence ATGGAAGAAAATGTGTCAGATGATCTGAACATCCCCATTGCTCACAGAAAAGGGGTACGCTCTTGCAGTCAATATCCCATTCATAATTATTTGATTTACTCAAGCCTGTCTCCTACATATAGATCCTTTATCACCTCCTTTGACCAAGTTCAGATTCCCACATCGGTCCAGGAAGCCCTACAGATTCCTGGTTGGAAGGCTGCCATGATGGAAGAACTTAGAGCACTTGAAAAGAATGAAACATGGATCCTCACAGATCTACCTCTTGGCAAACGTACAGTTGGTTGCAAATGGATCTTTTCAGTCAAGCTTAAGGCGGATAGAAGCATTGAAAGATTCAAGGCCCGCTTAGTGACCAAAGGATTCACTCAATCCTATGGCATTGATTACCAAGAGACGTTTGCTCTTGTTGCTAAGTTGAACACCATCTGA